TCATCAGCATCTCCGGACAGTTTGTTGACCTGATGCGTCACGATGAAGGACAGTTTCTGGTCTCGTCATCgagtcacttcctgctctgtcctCATATAAAGTTGATATGAGCAGGTTTGAATGCTCTGAGGCAGATTTCATTTGATGCGGTTCTGTGAGCTGctgcctccatctttttctcaaCGCTGCTTgcattttttattgtattgaCATGGACGTAAATAATTCaagcatgtggtgtgtgtgtgtgtgtgtgtgtatgtgtgtgtgtgtgtgtgtgtgtgtgtgtgtgaatgcatatCAACATTACACTGAGGTGTGATGCCAAAGAAAGCAttgaaaaaattaataaaacatttagtCCGTAGTTATTTGTTTGTTGAAGTTTTATAGATTTTCTggctgcacagaggagagatgatAAAATCTAAACGCTGTATATGAGAAAGTAATATGAGTGGATGGCATAAATAAGACTCCGAAATGGGTTTCAGTTTGTGGCCAAACCAAACTAAGACCAGCTTCCCAAAATAGCTTAAAGTTGAATATTTACAGCccctgttttcccttttttctagCCAACAACTGTCCACCCCATCACCACCATCTCCTCGTCAGCACATACCCTGAAGGCTCTTTGTGATTTGGAAAATAATTTTCTCTGCTGCGGTTTCTTGGTTACTGGATTTCTCTTCCAACTTCAGTGAAGTCATACCTCATCTTCCTTTCTCCGCATGCATCACTGATGTTTCTTTGTCATTGCAGAGGCTCGTGTCCAGAAGCACAGCCTGCAGACGGCGCAGaacctcctgcaggaggaggtggcacACGCTGAGGAGCATTCAGAGGTAAAGAAACCAATGGAAACCTCCTAAAATGGAGCTCCTTCCTCTTGTTCTTGCTGAGAATCTGAGCGCAGGCTTTCATCAGTTTGGCAGCACAGTTGTAGATGGTTCTTGAAAAGCGAGTCTGCAGTCTAGCTGACAGCCCACCCACTTCTGTGCAATCTGATCTCTGAAGACATGAGGCGTGTACATACAGTGAGCAATCCACCAACATCTGACAGCAACTAAGCCTCCACAGCCTCCACATACTGCACATGTGCTCAGTCCTGCATTCAGATTCAAGGATTTTGGAACAAACGTCTGCATCTTGCTATTAAATGTTATTTGTCCGGGTCATTTATTGTGGCGATGAAGCATTGGTGTGTTTCTGGAGATTTACTTACTGTggcagctcagagcagcagaccATATTCCATCACAGCGGGTCATGGTTCCAACCAAGGGGGCGataaactgtgaaaactgtgcaCCCCAGTGAGTTCTACAGAATAATATGAAAATGATATGAGAATTGATATTGTATAATAATATTAACCAGCTACGTGACTGAAACACATACTTGTACTCTTTCATTATTCTAATCATTATATGGAAAATTACAGTTCTGTTTTGCTAGCAACTGCTAGCAAGTCACGTCCGACACTTAAAGCCAATAGAAGAAATCAGATATGATGTAAATCTTGCTGACAGCTCCACATGTTGCCATATTACGCAGAGCTAAAGTTACATAAGCTCAAATTATGTTAGCTTAAGTTACATGAGGTACAGTCACATTAGCTGCAGGTACCTCAGCTGAAGTCACGTTAGCTGAAGTTACGTTAACTACAGGTACGTTAGCTAAAGTTATGTTAGCCAAGTCACATTAGCTGAAGTCATGTTAGTTAAAGTTACATGAGTTAAAGTCACATTAGTTGAAGTTACATTAATTGAAGTCACGTTAGCTAAACTTAAATTAGCTAAACCACATAAGCTAAAGTTATGTTAAAGTCACATTAGCTGCAGTCATGTTAGTAAAAGTTACATAAGTTAAAGTCACATTAGCTGAAATTACATTAGCTGAAGTCACGTTAGCTAAAGTTACATTATCTTAAGTTACGTAGGCTCAAAttatgttagctaatgttacatgAGGTACAATCACATTAGCTGCAGGTACCTCAGCTGAAGTCATGTTAGCTGAAGTTACATTTTCAGGGACTACGTACGGGCCTGGAAAAGAGCGTACAGTCAGCTAACGCTGGATGTCATCACTcaccaaacagaacaaacaaagcGTACAGACACcagtttttatgtttaattttgtAGATTAAGTGACTCATGAAATAAATGTCGACAGAGCTGAAAAAATCCAACACAAACTGAATTATCCGCTGACCTTGATGCCTTCATAGCTGTCTAATAAATAAGCTGTGAAAGGATGACGAGCTCATTATGGCAGCGCTgcttcatcacagacacacGGTATGTTCATATTCTCATGTTTACCTCCATGCGCTCGCTGCCTCTCGCCTGTAGGCTTTTATTGTGTAACTCCCGTCATAAAACGCCATTTCTTGACATgtgcacacaggaaacacacacagctgttggTAGAAGGGGTTTTTCATGATTCTGTCTAAATTATGATGCAGAGCAGTTAGTGgattttattgtgtgtgtgctgcagaaataTTTGGACCAAGATCTCCCTCAAATATTTTTATGGATATCGTATTTTTGACTTAATCTCACCTGCCCAGTCGGCTCTTTGTGGGCTTTTCACGGGCTGTTAAGTGAATATTGTTCCGCTGACATGAAACTGCATATTTTAGTCTATTTTTCATGCTAAAAACCAAACAGATGTGCTCTGCAGTTTACTTAAAAAGATCAGCACCCAGAGCGGATTAATTAACCTGTTATATTTTCAGGTCTCCCCTGTCAGTTCATTAACCAGCCTGAACGctgttgttctgtctgtgtaGACAGAAATTAATTTGCATAAAGCAGTAAAACAGCCAGACACAGAAAGAGCTGCAGACTCTGAACCAAGCTTCATATCCTCGTCCTTATCTGTGATCGATGTTGTGTTTTAAACCGCACTGCTGCCGTCACCTTGAGGGTTTGATAACCAGCTAGCACACATTTAAGTTATAAGGCTGTcaatgcaaatgtgtgttgGAGTTGTAAAACATGCAGTTGTGGAGATTAAGATCCAgttgtggggaaaaaagcagcagtctgtctctgtagggatgcttttcataatgttgtcagacatgtAGAAGAACAATCTGAGCTGTCAGcgggaaaaacaaacaacttcTAATGGACCAACGTTGACGGTGAGCAAGCGACCGGAGGGAATACACTGCCAGCCTCAGCTCAGCACAGACAAAACTTCAAAAAATATGTCACTTGCACTCAAAAACACGGGAAAATAGGTGCAAAATCAGATAATAAGTGACCGAAACAGCAGCACCAACTGGAAGCGAGCGACCAattatttcagtgctgtttatGTTGAAGTTATGTACAAGTAGTCTGTCATTGTACTGGGAGAGAGGATAAAAACACCAGCCTTAAATAACATCAAAAACTGGGTTAGATATGATCAAAGTCTGAAGGATTAAGTCTTTAAACAgcttaaaaacatgtcagcgtTGGTCAGTTTGGTGCTAAATGTCCATCTGTCCTTCACTTTGGGATTTGGGATCTTTTTCTTTCACGAGAGTCACTCGTGCACTTCATTTTAAATGGACTGCGTTGAATTTTGGCTACAGAATGGATGATTTGTGTGCTTCCAGTGAGACTTTAAAGATCAAATCATGTGTTAGCTTATGCAGCTTATATCCTGTTGGTGTTTTATTCCACTGCggacacataaaacataaaggGAGGCTTGAAGAACGTCCTTGTTTGAATAGAACTGTTATCTTTGGAGAGGCTGCATCATTTGTCTTCGTCTCTGTGGTGAACATCACTTCAGCCTCAGACTCCTGGTGGTTAATAACAGTCACCTCTGTGAACACGATGCATTCAGCGTCTTCTTCTGGGCTTAATCAGGACAGCGAGGGAGTCTTATTCACACATGAAACCCACACCGCCGCTCCAGGCTTGGATTGATCCACCTCCCCCACCTCACGTGGCACCGATCAATACCTCCACGACTCTGTCATTAGAGCGGCGGTCCGCTGATTGATTAACAGCCAGCACGAACAGCCTCGCTGAGAAAAGCCTCAGAGTGTTTGTGCAGGAGACGAATCACGATGTGTTTGCTCCTCGTCTGTTATCTTTATATTAATGAAAGCATACAGTAGTTTTCAGTGTTAATGATCGACACTGATTCTTTTAACGTTTCGATGAAAGGATCCTTGAAGCGACGctcatctgtctgcaggtggATGCGGCTCCAGCAGACCTGAATCAGTACAAAGAGACCTCTGCAGCGTCTCTCGTTCTGTGGCCGTCTCCTCTGATCTCAGTCGCTTCACATTAAGCCCTCAGAGAGTCGTCGCTtcagtgaaagtgtgttttgatTTCCGTGATAGTTCTAGAACGAACGAGACAGTTTCCAAAACATCTTCTGTCAGAACTCAAAGTCGTGGCACCGCGGCCATGAAAACGTGTTTTTCCTGCCTTTGGAGGCTCCGACCAGCAGCTTCTTCCTCCTGTAATGTGTGTAAAACCAGTTTCCAAGTGAAAAAAGGGTGTTTTGGTGCGTCTCTGGTTCAGATTTCTGCTGAACGGAGGGCACGCAGGCTGGTCTGGGATCAGAGCTTCGGTTTGCTGCTCATTATGAGTTGAAGCTGAGAGGAGAATGATGCTGTCAGGGTCTGCACTGCTGCCAAAGTGACGTTTTCACATGGACGAAAACCCTGAATACAAGGCTTCATGATGAAGGATTCACCAGCAGAAATGTTTGCTGCTCTTATTTCCTCAAGCTGATAAAGAAAAGTAGGTTTTTTATGTCAAACATAACCGTAAATAAAACATTCCAGGTaaacagtgaggaagaggattAAAAACAAGTGATAGTTAGCTGTTAATGAGGATATATCGTGTTTGCACTGATGGCAACTCTCCTCCATAATAACTAAATGAGATGCTACTAGTTTTAATTTGAACCATTTAttaaatcaaaagaaaacacaatgtcaGAAAGCAACAAATAAGACGATGATTGATGTGGGATCAGTTAGATATAATTGTGTTATTTCCACGATTAATTAATCTGCAGACTATTTCCTGtcagtcattttgtttgtgaaagGTGACATATTGAGTGGTTTGAGAGGCTGGAAGCATCAAGCTTTTGGTATTTTCGCTCGGTAAAATGTCTCtaatgattcattgattattaAAATTGTTGCCACTGATCGTTGTGTCGGCTGGCTGATTGATTGTTTCAGATCTAAATGGCTTGTCCCACTGACCCCGTTTCACCCATTCATGTTGACGCATGAGTGATGCAGTGTGCGCAGGCCGGCCGGCTGTCCAGCAGTGTCCAATCAGGAGCTCCAAAATCTCGTTTTCTCCACACAAGTGAAACGCTGAGAGCTGAAGGAAAGGACTCGTGTCAGGAAATACTCAGTCACTGCGGTCGTTAGCAAAGGCTAACAAAGCGGTAGCAAAGTGCGTGTGATGGGGGCTGTTTTTAGCTGCTGGTTAATTCACATGTAGCTCTGGTTTCACAGCAGCTGGGTGGTGAACGTGGCATCGACTCAGAATAACTGCAGGTaataaaggaacatgtcacccagtgcagcaGGGCGGCTCACTGATGTGCTTTTAGTAAGGATGGAGCTCAGAGAAAACAGGCTCACAGGAAGGACGTCTGTCGGGGTTTGGACACACAGACGTTTCGGATCAGCACATAAGAAGTGTGTGAAATCAAACTGAAACGAGTCGTGAGGAATCTCCTTCCTGTCAGCCTCCAGTTGAAGTACCGCAGATTAGTGGGGGAAGCTCATTGGGAGGATTTTACACTCTTCTTGCACACTTCTGCTAATTCTCACTGCTTTAATGGTCGTTTCTATGGAAGAGAATCAGCAATCGATCAGCCAGAAAGCAGCTGAAAGTCAACTCTTCTTAATTAgtttaagtcacattttgaGCTAAAATGCTCAATAACAGCTGGTTTCTCCTTCTCAAGTGTgattatttgctgtttttttatgGTCTGTCATagtaaactgaatgttttgGGGTTTGTTTTGCTGGTTAGAcgaaactgaatatttgaccttctgacattttattgacaaaatgaTTCTAATGAAAACCCTCAttagcttctttttcttcttcttccacacTGTTTACTTGACATGTCTTCACTCACAGTCAGTTGATCTTTAtcatcagaaacaaaaaaaaccctttccTCTGTCAGAttaaggaaataaaagaaatctgTCTGATGCGGTTTGATTCCTGCTGCAGAAACCTGATCATTAGGTGATAAATACAGTTTTTAGTCTCGTTTTTGAAAGCATTTGAAGTGTTTCCCCCCCCGTCTAATTCAGACTTTGTGTTAGTGTCACGTTCAGTCATCACAGCAGAGTGAGACCATCGTTCCTTTCATCCCACCGACTGATCTCACAGCAATACTTGTATTTGAAATAAAGAACCTCGTCACAAACCTGTTAATGTGACTACACGACCAAAAAATCAGGCTCCGCCAGCTGAAATGAGGTTTTTCTAATCCTTTACCCCGATGACAGAAACCTCATTTACATGACGTGTCAGAAAGAAATCAGGTTACTGCAGAAAGCCAGCCGAGTGCCGAGTTCTTAAGTGGATGGAAATACACATGAAGCTCTATATTTTGGAAACAAACCTCCCACTGTTTCCCAGCGTGAACACGCAGAATGTAATGAACTGACCAAAATGTGAATAAGCCTCTGCTTTTTAATCCCAGGCTTGtaaaacaaaactaaatcaGAGCTGGCTTTGAAACAATCACGGTGGTTTATGCAGCGATTACTTCACAAATATAACTTCTGTCCTCGACCAGACGAGGCTCGCACTCGGCTTCTCGCGTCCTGGGAACTCGTTCAGAGACGGATCACACGGCTTTCAAGCTCTGCCAAATGTAACAGTTGCagcgttagctgttagctgtgtAAAATGTCCTCACAGTGATGTACTGTGGCTGACAAACTGTGCCAAAGTTCATGGGTAAACATCCCGGAGCTGATTAAATCCTCTTTCTCCTCGGAGGAGTTTGTTTGAAGGGTTCCCTGTGGCGGACCTCCCTTTGTGTGTTGTCCCGTCTGCTGATGTTGGTTTATTTGTCTGCCCTTCTtcacaggagctgctggagaagttCATGGAGGGAAACCTAAGCCTGGATGAGTTCTTGGACTCCTTCCAGAGCTCCAGGAAGACATACCACGTCCGCCGGGCTCAAGCGGAGAAGATGCAGGAGGTCGCTCGGGCCAAGCAGCAGCCGAGCAAAACCAAGAGGGCGGAGGAGAGCAAAGTCCCGGAGGTGAAGAAGGACTCGGAGCAGCCTCAGGAGCCTCAGCGGCCCAACGGCTTCGTAGCACAGGGACCTCTGAGAGTGTTCCAGGTGCGCTACGGCCTCACGCCGGCCATCCTCCTCCCCCATTACCCCGTTTCTCCCCCCGCCTCGGCTCCAGGCTATCAAAGCAGCACCCCCCCGCCAGAACCCCAACCGGGACAGACCCACATCCTCAGCCCCAGCACCCCGCTCCCAGGACACGGCCAGCCGGTCGGCCTCAGGGTCATCGGACAGTTACCGGGCGGCTGGCCGGCCAATGGGCGGCCggtcagagtgcagcagctTTACAGGCCGAGCCCTCAACAGCCCGAACCGCCGTACCGAtaagcaggaggaggaggaggaagaggaggatgaaaagcTGCTTCGAGAGGTCTTCCAAGACGTGGAACCAAACAATCATGTAAGCAAAGACTGATCCAGAGACAGGCAGCACCGCAGGCGTCCGTTTCTGTTCTCCATCCATGACACACAAATGTAACCAGAGCAGAGATGGTGAGGCGGCGGCGGAAGCAGGGACCAGGGACCAGGAACCAGGGATGGGCTCCGATAGCCACATTTAAGCTCCGACGAACCCTTTATCCGACCTTCAACCTCTCCTCATTCTTTCTCAAGACACGTTAGATCAATCGCTGATCGTACATAAACAATGAacacaaataagacaaaaaacaaaccgTTTAACGATGAGGTGAACTCGTGATAGAAGCACAGATATcaagaaaaatgaccaaatcagtcAAATCTGAGCGAGTTAACAAACACTTCCGGTGGGGTTCGCAGCCGCGTGGACGATGGAACAAAAACACGCCGCTGACACGTCGTCAGCTTTGACGCTGCGTTGGaattaaatgaaatgctttcGAAGTCCATCCCTGAGGAGGAAGGTTTTTATCGTGactttaaattttattttttttatacttttcatGGAGGAAGGTGAAGCACAGGGTTGTGAAGCACAACGAGGGAATGAAAGGAGGATCCCATCGCTCATTCGTACAGTTTAGCACAGAGACGCTTTGAGACGCCAGGAGTCACTGAAACGAATGGGGCATCAATAACAAGGTGCTTGATATGAtccctcactgtctctcctcGTGTCGTCAGACAGTGACGTTCATGCTTGGAAACATCATGAAGagttgaagcagcagctggtgttAATGATCGATACCTGGACTAAAACCCGCCGGTGTTTCTCTGCGGCGCCTCGTGTGCGAGCATCACAGACGATCACCCGAAGCCGTCTGCCTTCTTGTGCGATTTCACGATCAGCGTCGGCGCTCAcaagatttatttattcatgtaaatCCTATTTTAAATGGCTGACTTCAAAGCTTCTTGTTTACCGTGCTAAATGAAGAGCTGCATCTCCTTTCAAGGCGGccagtgtttctctttctccccccgAACGGAGACGCACAGCGAAGGGAATTTAATCTCTATGAGAATGCCAGCGCTCTGCCAGCCCACAGTCGAACAGGAGGAGGTTTAGGAGGCTTCCCTCTcgcttcactctgctgttttctcattaTCCATCCTTCACAATCGAAAAGGGAAAAGCTCTGGAATGTAGTTTTCGACGGTTCTGCTCTTGAACGCTCATCAATAACTCATAAGTGCATGCTTACCACAGCTTGACAAAGTACATGAAGATGCCTTTTGCAGGCCGGTGCCCAGTTGCATAAAGCATCtacagaaaacactcagaggTCTTTGAAGATTTGCATTGAGTTGTTCTGATTTCACCCACGTTGTTTGCCTGGAAGCCTTCTGAAATAAGT
Above is a window of Chaetodon auriga isolate fChaAug3 chromosome 15, fChaAug3.hap1, whole genome shotgun sequence DNA encoding:
- the vps37d gene encoding vacuolar protein sorting-associated protein 37D; translated protein: MSNLKESNTCPDGYRALSTGELRELLQNDDKMDQIIRLNEKFQELQVDRETLLTSNRSLAEESLARRPRLCNGKLQLAEKYRELSNLATTCWEKQSQLEARVQKHSLQTAQNLLQEEVAHAEEHSEELLEKFMEGNLSLDEFLDSFQSSRKTYHVRRAQAEKMQEVARAKQQPSKTKRAEESKVPEVKKDSEQPQEPQRPNGFVAQGPLRVFQVRYGLTPAILLPHYPVSPPASAPGYQSSTPPPEPQPGQTHILSPSTPLPGHGQPVGLRVIGQLPGGWPANGRPVRVQQLYRPSPQQPEPPYR